GTGCTTCCATGATGGGGCTTCTACTTGTCTTGTGGTCACTGAGGAGTGTCTAGTCCGTTTGAAGTCcctggcgctgctctgcacGCATCGAAAAATTGCACTCGAGTATACGTAAAGGGATGGAACGCCGACAAAGCGCTTGCCTTTTCAATTTGCGAATACGTGAAGCGAAACAACGCTCGCAGGCGCTTTCGACCCCCTTCCTTTTGCTTACACCAAATGACTCCTTGATGCCGTCATGCATCTGACCGCGAaacagggggggggcgatgGCGAGTGTGCCACAGGGCCATCACAATCGATGCGTGGTGTTTCGAACTTCTCCTCGCTTATCCAAGTATGCATGTTGTCCAAACCATTTGCCGTGGTGCATCCacttcattttttttttcgtttttctcgACACCTATTCTGCTTCGCGTACTTCTTTTCTTCATAGAGGTCACTGTTACTTGTTCGTCATCTGGGATCCCCACTGCTTCTGCAAAGGCTCAAGGTTTCATTGACAAGAACCCATTGTTTCCCAGGAGGGGCGCACGCTACCCACTGTCAGAGCACTCGTTGCCCCTccgcagaaaaaaagggcCAGCGGTGCAGAATGGACGCCGCCAGGAAACGTCACAGAGGGAACGCGTCAGAAGCGGCAGCCAGAGGTGATGAAGATGACTCGGCCGCGATCCCCGGACGTGAGGCACGGCACCAAgtgcacagcagcaaaaGCGCCATCCCTTTCACGTCTACTCCCGAGGAAGCGTGTGGGGATGAAAGCGACTACGCTGTCCTGGTGAAACGGAGCACGGCACTGTTGGCAAAGCTCGGCCAGCGCAATGTACTCGACAACTGCGCAGCCCAAGAAACCAGCAGCACGCAAAAGGAGGCAACACAACCAATGACACTTCCGTGTAGGTTTGAGAATCACAAGTTCAGCTTGTACGGTGTTTCTTGCTCCGCTGGCTCTCTTGTTTTACCCTTTGCCACGGCTGCGTGCATACAGCCCACAGAGCTGGCTCATCGCTCCACCAAGTGCACACAAACGGAGTCATCGACCACTCTAGAAGCCCGCAAGAAGCTGCTAGCTACGGAGTTGAGTGAGCTCTACACACTGTTGCATGTCTTTTTCTCGTGATACGTTCGCGTGCTCGCGAGTTGCTTTTTTCCCcttgctcttttcttttcttcacGGACATGCGCGCTGATGGAAGGTTCTGCTGTACTGCGAGCACCACTCTCTCTGCTCATTGAtttcactgctgctgcttacGGCTCAGACACTGCATCGATTCCTCGAACTCACAGTTAGCGATTCAAGCCGTGCCTGCGTGCATCCTCGCACGGCACCTGGCGTTGTTGTGCTCCTTCACCTCGGGACGCTTTCTCGAGATGTCAGGAATGTTCTTTCCAGCACACGTTAACTGGTGGTGGCTTTATAATaatatatgtatatatatattttgCTAGCAAGTACCGCAGATCTTACGCCCGCGCCATTGGTTCTCCTTGGACCTCTGCTCATgcttttcctctctcgtcCCTGTCTCTTTGCCTTCTGCATCGCTGTCGTTTTTCCGCCAGGCTCTCTCTTCTGCGCGATGCCTTCGCCCTACTCAGTAGTCGTTTGTCTTCCGCTACCCTgtcgcatttttttttctttgaaAGCTTACGACAGGAATGAAAGAGGGCGGGATGATCTAAGTAATAAAAAAGACGATAGGATGATGAGGAGTGAGTCAAGGCACTTTCCACGATTCCAATGACATGCTTCACCACACACGTATCTTTTCTTCATTTTGTTCTTCTGCTCATTTCAGATCTCGAGGAATGGAGTCATGACAAGCGTTTGCTTTTTCCCTCCACCCGCCCTCCTCTTGATTACTCACCATGACAGGGGGATCCTTGGGTGACGGAAAAGGGGGATACGTAAGTCTACCTATTCGTGGGTAGGGTTACCCGATGGGGACCTGAAAATAACAGAATTCTCACTGATAGCTGTGCCAGCTCCAGAGGTATCGAGGTCGCGAGCAAAGGGATACCAAATCGGTGTACTCGTCCACGGCAATGGGAAACTCACCAACCAGGAAGAGTTGGAAACACATGGATCGCAATGCATCATGCCTATCTTGTGAcatcgttctctctctccttttatTCTTCTCTCAGTT
The nucleotide sequence above comes from Leishmania donovani BPK282A1 complete genome, chromosome 29. Encoded proteins:
- a CDS encoding A-1 protein, putative — its product is MDAARKRHRGNASEAAARGDEDDSAAIPGREARHQVHSSKSAIPFTSTPEEACGDESDYAVLVKRSTALLAKLGQRNVLDNCAAQETSSTQKEATQPMTLPCRFENHKFSLYGVSCSAGSLVLPFATAACIQPTELAHRSTKCTQTESSTTLEARKKLLATELSELYTLLHVFFS